The nucleotide window GTAGAACGACTGGTTTTGTTCTAAAAATGCCTGGATctcatcttgggtcagaccgcTCTCTTCATCAGAAGTTACCTCAGAATCATCCTGAGCAAGCAGCAAATGAAATAAGCTGGTCATGCATGATCACAATCGAACCATGtaaaagttcctttaaatgttaaacagAGTGAATTACAACTTTTCAACCGATGCTGGTCATAATAAGGCAAATCTTACCAGAAGTTCCACAAGGCTTAAATTTGCCTTCGTAGGCCTTGTGTGAAGGCTGAGGCTGTTTTGATGTCCTGTCCACGGTAACCGTAGTGCAATGCTAGCAAATTTATCACCACACAGAGAGGAAAATATTTCTTTGGTTCGACAATTGTTTGCTGATGTCAGAATGTGGCCTGTGGAGTTCCCGTCGGATGTGCATCCTTCAGTTTTTGGGCCCTGCAGCAACATCACAGTGCTGTTAAACCTTCCGTGTCTCTTAATGTTCTGTATGCAACTTAATATTTCCTCAGCTTGTTTCCTCACCTGATCATTGCAGAAGCTCttgctctttttcttcttctttttactcTTGCACTGGCCATTTTCCTCAGAGAGCGGCCAGCAGTCCACACAGCTGTCGGTTCCGTCCTCCTCCTTGTCTTCAACACAGTGATGGACATTTGGGTAATCCCCTTCAGAAGGTAAATAAAAGACTAATGAGATCAAAAGGGACAACACTGCAGATAAAAGGCCTAGCaggaagtattcacaccccttgcacttcttttgtcacattacaaccacaaaccttaatgCACTTTAATGAGCTTTTATATGAAcgacacaaagtagcacataactgAGGCAGAAGGGAAACTAGACACGGTTTTTAAAAACGTTTTGCAAGTAAGGATCTGAAAAGTATGACATGGGTTTGTTTTCTGTCCCGGTTAGTCTGATATCCTGAAATAAAGATCCAGTGCCATCGATTccctcaaaataaaataagagtATATTTCTGACAGAAAGCCATGTAGGGCACAaagtaaacatgaaaaaaaaaaggttctctgATCAGCTAAGCTCAAGCTGAACCCACATTCTAAACACTATATGTGGAGGAAAGACAACTATCTGCATCTCACTAGACACACAGTCCCCAGGGTAAAGCATGGTGGTGAaagtgtcatggtgtggggatgaTTTTATTCAGTGGGGAcagtgaagctggtcagagtgaAACAGCTTAATGCAGGGTAAATCTTCAAAGCAAACCTGTAAAAAGCAGTAACCAGTAAAAGGCTCAGGCAGGGGTTCACCTCCCACCAGGAGATCGTTCATAAACATATAGCCTGAGCTTCAgtgatcaaagcatattcaggtAACAGAACAGATCAGTCAAAAGCCCAAACTTTAATCCAAATGAGAATCCTTGGTTTAAGGTTTACGCTTACGGCTTCCCCaaatctgactgaacttgagcGATTTTTGCATGGAGTAATGGGGCAAAAATATTACAATTGATGGAGACGTAATCCAAAACGACCTGCAGCTGTGATCACAGTGAAAGGTGGTGCTACAAACTGTTGACATACCATCATGAACAAATGGTAtggttgtgatttttgtttgttaaatataaaaaaaaaagagcatgtatcctttccttccacttcataattatgtcctgttttgtgttgctttgtcacataaaatccaaatgaaatgcatttttctGGCTGTAacctaacaaaataaaaagtacgaAGAAGTGAATATTTTGGTGTGCTTATGCCGGACCTGATTCATGGTTGCAGATTCCCTCAGAGCAGGCAACATCAGAGCCCTCTCGTGATCCCGTCTCGCTGCCTTCCAAACTTGACGAGTAGCCACAGTCGCTTCCGTTACTGTTGTGGGACAAATCTGAAGACGACAACAATATGCCGCAGATCCTTATTTGTCTTTAGACTCACACACAGCAGGActtaaaaagtgtttgtttaaatgtttataccTGGCTTGGTGTTGTCTGAACAGCTACAGGAGCCGTTTCTGCTGGCGGCGACTGCCTCTGGGCACCcagcctcttcttcctcctcctcgtcgTCGTGACTACCGCAGGCCTTACAGCTGCCATCGACAGATTCATAGGAACCCTGTAACATCGAAAAGAAAAGAGCTCACTGGCATGCAGATACCCAAAGATAAATTGGTCTTCAAACCACAGCCCGTTAGCCTTCTGTGTTTAGTTCCGATAGATTACCTCGTCCAGGACTTTCTCCTTGTTCTCTGCCTCCTGTTCAGACAGATCAAAACCGCACTTGTTTTTGCGTCGATTTTTTCGCTTCTGCCTCTTCTTCTCCAGTTTCAGCTCCTTGGCTCTCTCCTCCTCCGACAGCTCTTCGACAAACAGCTCAAGCCGACTGATGCCCTGCATCTTCTCCACTGCCATCTGGGGTCCGAGAAACATTCAGTCAACCACAGAGAATTAAAACGGTCCTCGAATGAACACGGAGCACACAGTGAAAGGGACCTCGAAGCTTTTCCGTAGTGCATCGATTCCCAGGTGGAACAGTATCTGCCAAGTCTGCTCCTCAGCCCGTAGCTTCTGCCAGATTCTGTGCAGCCGCTCGTAGAGATGAATACCCAGACAGGTCAGAACTTCCTCTTGTGCAATATCGATTGTTTTTGCATGTCTCTCTCTGCGCCTTAGAAATAAGGAAAGCCATTATAAGCTCAATTACTGAAACCTCTGATAGGAACGAAGTGTAATACTGCACTTATTTATCCATAATGCATTTACCAAAGAACAAAACCCAGTCATAGCGGTCATCGTTTCTGAAATCCAACTTACTCATAACCTCCCGAGAACTCAGGCTCTGCCCTGCCGAGTAAGTGAGCGATGAAATCCGTCTCACAGCACACGTGAATGTGCCGCTCGTGGGGGCAACAGCAGAGACCCTCATACAGAGCGGCACAGTATCCCTTCTCCTCACTGGAGTCCACCTCTCCAACCAGGATGTTGTACGCTCGGATCACCTTATTCTTACAGTCTGTGCAAAACCTGTTGAAAGTCAAAGCCGGTCAGCTTCTCTTTGCTCTCGAAACAGCGTTTTATGCAGGGAAAGGATTTTGGTGAATAAATGCTACGGTTAGGACGGAGTACCTGTGTTTACGCAAGTATGTCTCCAGCGTCTCAAGGAGACAGGCACTGTCGATGAGGACCACCTCGTCCCTGCATTCTTGTGACATCAGCTCCCACACATCCATCCAACTGCCCCTGCGGCATTCACAACAATGGTATAACATGTAATAAACATCACGTCTACAAACAGTTTCTTTCTCCTAGCACCAGGGAAATATGATGTGCACACACAGCACTGATGCCTAAATAATTTGGAGATAGCGGTGTGCTATACTGTCAGAAAAATcacttaaaataagttttaagtgtaaaaataagTCATTCGTTACAAGAAAAATTCTGCAGCAAAAACTTCTTAAAATAAAAGGTGAAACTGGGCACGTCACTTACCCCAATGGTTTAGGTTTGTGCGTGTCTAAGGAGTGCAACTGGCAGCGTttattctttttacttttaggaATGGCATCAATAATGTCATTTAACTTTgacctgaaagaaaacaaaaatcacaatgTAATACTTGAGAAGATGATTATATACAATAACATACAGGGCTAGAACATTTTGAAATTGTACATTTCTGTCCGGTCTTTGCTGCAAAATAGCTCCATCACTGTCAGAGGGGAATTTATAAATGCGGTCGGTGAGCATCAGTTCCCAACTCTTTGGTCAGGTcgggactttgactgggccactcagACGCTGTAAACTCTGACcatgttctgctggaaggtaaacatCTGCTCTCAGTCTCCTGTCTTTAGCAGCACCTAGCATATTTTCGTCGCTGGTCCGAGATTTACCGAAGCAACCTCATCCCTGCACTACCGTAgaaggaggtcgacttaaaaatACTTTCTGATTCACTTCGttcaaagactgagagccgctTATCTCCTGGTGAtcgttttggccaaacaaagcacCCGAAGAGCCCAGAGACTTGGGGGATCCCCTCTTTCCCTGCTGCCTGATGGACCTGCGTTCGCTGAAGCGC belongs to Fundulus heteroclitus isolate FHET01 chromosome 11, MU-UCD_Fhet_4.1, whole genome shotgun sequence and includes:
- the ggnbp2 gene encoding gametogenetin-binding protein 2: MARLVAVCREGEEDHAFLARQIPLYIDDTITMVMEFPDSVMDVEGHNINPTHWKQFSESYSKLKQQDLNIALMVTSREVYSALSQLVPCVGCRRSVERLFSHAVEMGNPALEPLTVKPKGMLTLTKACLADVKKLYSLFYIHGSKLNDIIDAIPKSKKNKRCQLHSLDTHKPKPLGGSWMDVWELMSQECRDEVVLIDSACLLETLETYLRKHRFCTDCKNKVIRAYNILVGEVDSSEEKGYCAALYEGLCCCPHERHIHVCCETDFIAHLLGRAEPEFSGGYERRERHAKTIDIAQEEVLTCLGIHLYERLHRIWQKLRAEEQTWQILFHLGIDALRKSFEMAVEKMQGISRLELFVEELSEEERAKELKLEKKRQKRKNRRKNKCGFDLSEQEAENKEKVLDEGSYESVDGSCKACGSHDDEEEEEEAGCPEAVAASRNGSCSCSDNTKPDLSHNSNGSDCGYSSSLEGSETGSREGSDVACSEGICNHESGDYPNVHHCVEDKEEDGTDSCVDCWPLSEENGQCKSKKKKKKSKSFCNDQGPKTEGCTSDGNSTGHILTSANNCRTKEIFSSLCGDKFASIALRLPWTGHQNSLSLHTRPTKANLSLVELLDDSEVTSDEESGLTQDEIQAFLEQNQSFYSNRHQYRQLLKEKFTNYCRATDHSKRVCGKWFATASVK